One part of the Ralstonia pickettii genome encodes these proteins:
- the ispB gene encoding octaprenyl diphosphate synthase, which produces MRAVDAVIRRRLGSEVVLINQIGEYIISAGGKRLRPVILLLVANALGYKGEHQHELAAVVEFIHTATLLHDDVVDESDLRRGRKTANAVFGNAASVLVGDFLYSRAFQMMVQANSMRIMQILADATNIISEGEVLQLLNMHDPDVTEERYLQVIRYKTAKLFEAAAQIGAVLSGADAATEEAAAEYGRRIGTAFQIVDDLLDYTSTADQMGKNAGDDLREGKPTLPLIHLLSNGTEEQRALVRQAIEQGGTEHFDAIFAAIQASGALEYTRQAAEREAAAAEAAANALPPSLFRQTLIDLCAFSLQRQS; this is translated from the coding sequence ATGCGCGCCGTCGATGCCGTGATCCGCCGCCGCCTGGGCTCGGAGGTGGTGCTGATCAATCAGATCGGCGAATACATCATCAGCGCCGGCGGCAAGCGCCTGCGCCCGGTGATCCTGCTGCTGGTAGCAAACGCGCTTGGTTACAAGGGCGAGCATCAGCACGAGCTGGCCGCCGTGGTCGAGTTCATCCACACCGCCACGCTGCTGCACGACGATGTGGTCGACGAATCCGACCTGCGCCGCGGCCGCAAGACCGCCAACGCCGTGTTCGGCAACGCCGCAAGCGTGCTGGTGGGCGACTTCCTGTATTCGCGCGCCTTCCAGATGATGGTGCAGGCCAACAGCATGCGCATCATGCAGATCCTGGCCGACGCAACCAACATCATTTCTGAAGGCGAGGTCCTGCAACTGTTGAACATGCATGACCCGGACGTGACGGAAGAGCGCTACCTGCAGGTCATTCGCTACAAGACCGCCAAGCTGTTCGAGGCAGCTGCCCAGATCGGCGCCGTGCTCTCGGGCGCGGACGCCGCCACTGAAGAAGCCGCTGCCGAATATGGCCGCCGCATCGGCACCGCGTTCCAGATCGTCGACGACCTGCTCGACTACACCTCCACCGCTGACCAGATGGGCAAGAACGCAGGTGACGACCTGCGCGAAGGCAAGCCGACACTGCCGCTCATCCACCTGCTATCGAACGGCACTGAAGAGCAGCGAGCACTGGTGCGCCAAGCCATCGAGCAAGGCGGCACGGAACATTTCGATGCGATCTTCGCTGCCATTCAGGCTTCCGGCGCGCTGGAGTACACGCGCCAGGCCGCCGAGCGCGAAGCCGCTGCAGCCGAAGCCGCAGCAAACGCATTACCCCCTTCCCTTTTCCGTCAGACGCTGATAGACTTGTGTGCTTTCTCGCTGCAACGTCAGTCCTGA
- a CDS encoding HlyC/CorC family transporter: MDSWPLWAQIGAVVLLLCCSAFFSISETAMMALNRHRLRHLAKSNVSGARNTLQLLGQTDKLLSLILIGNNLINTAVPVLITTLAIHYFGNNGTTLSIATAIVAFLIIVFAEIAPKIVGATYPERVAFPASFIIKPLLQISTPLVAVVNAFAMGVLRLVRINTRKAPEQRMSTEELRTLVLESGNFIPHKHRSILLNLFDLDAITVDDVMTPRARVESLDLSRPIEEVVQQLETCYHNKLPVFEQDSDQVIGILHVRKALSLLGHTELTHDDFRSLLAEPYFVPSGTPVFRQLQYFQENRRRLGLIVNEYGDMLGLVTLEDIIEEMIGEFTTTLPNAGKLAWDKEGTYLADAGMSLRDLNRRLGLSLPTDGPKTLNGLLLEELEEIPEATVSVKIAGCVMDIVQMDSQSIRTVRLHQPPQPKRS, translated from the coding sequence TTGGACTCTTGGCCGCTCTGGGCACAAATCGGCGCCGTCGTGCTGCTGTTGTGTTGCTCCGCCTTCTTCTCGATTTCCGAAACCGCGATGATGGCGCTCAATCGCCATCGCCTGCGCCATCTTGCAAAGTCCAACGTATCCGGCGCGCGCAATACGCTGCAATTGCTTGGTCAGACCGACAAGCTGCTCTCGCTCATCCTGATCGGCAACAACCTGATCAATACCGCCGTGCCGGTGCTGATCACCACCTTGGCGATCCACTACTTCGGCAACAACGGAACGACGCTGTCGATCGCCACGGCCATCGTGGCGTTTCTCATCATCGTGTTCGCCGAGATCGCCCCGAAGATCGTGGGCGCGACCTATCCCGAACGCGTTGCGTTTCCCGCCAGCTTCATCATCAAGCCGCTGCTGCAGATTTCGACGCCGCTGGTCGCGGTGGTCAACGCGTTTGCCATGGGGGTGCTGCGGCTGGTGCGCATCAATACGCGCAAGGCGCCGGAACAGCGCATGTCGACCGAGGAACTGCGCACGCTGGTGCTGGAATCGGGCAACTTCATCCCGCACAAGCACCGCAGCATCCTGCTCAACCTGTTCGATCTGGACGCCATCACCGTGGACGACGTGATGACGCCGCGCGCGCGGGTGGAATCGCTCGACCTGTCGCGCCCGATCGAAGAGGTCGTCCAGCAGCTCGAGACCTGCTATCACAACAAGCTTCCGGTGTTCGAGCAGGACAGCGATCAGGTGATCGGCATCCTGCATGTGCGCAAGGCGCTGTCACTTCTGGGGCACACCGAACTCACGCACGACGATTTCCGTAGCCTGCTGGCCGAGCCCTATTTCGTACCGAGCGGCACACCCGTTTTCCGCCAGCTACAGTATTTTCAGGAGAACCGCCGCCGCCTCGGGCTGATCGTCAATGAATACGGCGACATGCTGGGGCTGGTCACGCTCGAGGACATCATCGAAGAGATGATCGGCGAGTTCACCACCACGCTTCCCAACGCCGGCAAGCTGGCCTGGGACAAGGAAGGCACTTATCTTGCGGATGCGGGAATGTCGTTGCGCGATCTGAACCGGCGCCTGGGCCTGAGTCTGCCGACCGACGGCCCGAAAACGCTCAACGGGCTGCTATTGGAAGAGCTGGAAGAGATTCCCGAGGCGACGGTCAGCGTGAAGATCGCGGGCTGCGTGATGGACATCGTCCAGATGGACAGTCAGTCGATCCGCACGGTGCGACTGCATCAGCCGCCGCAGCCAAAGCGTAGTTGA
- the pilB gene encoding type IV-A pilus assembly ATPase PilB — protein MTLGLALAQSRRIAPTLLTQLEQSAREKRTQLIDELVGSGIMSAHDLAVFVAGKYQMPLLDLAQYKLDTVPAVLSANKHFAQLRLLPLGRRENRLILATSDPSDPKPIEELRQKMNVAIETVIVEHDKLVRQLSLANEAPAEIKSLFPKQEATQIEYDAGAAAATRRTTPDGIDDAPVVRFLQKLFTEALLRGASDLHFEPFETFYRVRFRIDGILAQVAQPPLDIRDKIATRIKVLSRLDISEKRVPQDGRMKLLITVPKDRKDKDNKETIERAIDFRVSTLPTLFGEKIVIRILESSTERLDIDQLGYEPEQKQLLLDVIKRPYGMVLVTGPTGSGKTVSLYTFLNRLNQGDINISTAEDPAEIQLPGINQVNVNDKAGLTFAAALKSFLRQDPDIIMVGEIRDLETADISIKAAQTGHLVFSTLHTNDAPTTLTRLMNMGVAPFNIASSVLLITAQRLARRLCKECKKPGPLPKETLLDAGFTEADLDGSWQPYHPVGCEICNGSGYKGRVGIYQVMPITETIQEIILTHGTALQIAEQARKDGVMSLRESGLRKVKQGLTSLEEVLATTNQ, from the coding sequence ATGACACTCGGACTCGCTCTAGCGCAGAGCCGGCGGATCGCGCCGACGCTACTTACCCAGCTCGAACAGAGCGCGCGTGAGAAACGCACGCAACTGATCGACGAACTGGTGGGCAGCGGGATCATGAGTGCGCACGACCTCGCCGTGTTCGTGGCCGGCAAGTACCAGATGCCGCTGCTGGACCTGGCACAGTACAAGCTCGACACCGTGCCGGCCGTGCTGTCGGCCAACAAGCACTTTGCCCAGTTGCGCCTGTTGCCGCTGGGCCGTCGCGAGAACCGCCTCATCCTCGCCACGTCCGACCCGAGCGATCCGAAGCCGATCGAAGAGCTGCGTCAGAAGATGAACGTGGCCATCGAAACGGTCATCGTCGAACACGACAAGCTGGTTCGCCAACTCAGCCTCGCCAATGAGGCGCCGGCCGAGATCAAGTCGCTCTTCCCCAAGCAGGAAGCCACGCAGATCGAATACGATGCGGGCGCTGCCGCCGCCACGCGTCGCACCACCCCCGACGGCATCGACGATGCCCCTGTGGTGCGCTTCCTGCAGAAGCTCTTTACCGAAGCCTTGCTGCGCGGCGCATCGGATTTGCATTTCGAGCCCTTTGAAACGTTTTACCGCGTGCGTTTCCGCATCGACGGCATCCTCGCGCAGGTCGCGCAGCCGCCGCTCGATATCCGCGACAAGATCGCGACCCGCATCAAGGTGCTCTCGCGCCTCGACATCTCGGAAAAGCGCGTGCCGCAAGACGGCCGCATGAAGCTGCTCATCACTGTCCCGAAAGACCGCAAGGACAAGGACAACAAAGAGACGATCGAGCGCGCCATCGACTTCCGGGTGTCGACGCTGCCGACGCTGTTCGGCGAAAAGATCGTGATCCGGATTCTGGAGTCGTCCACCGAGCGGCTCGATATCGACCAGCTTGGCTATGAGCCGGAGCAAAAGCAGTTGCTGCTCGACGTCATCAAGCGGCCGTACGGCATGGTGCTCGTGACGGGGCCAACCGGATCGGGCAAAACCGTGTCGCTGTACACGTTCCTGAACAGGCTGAACCAGGGCGACATCAATATCTCCACCGCCGAAGACCCAGCGGAAATCCAGTTGCCCGGCATCAACCAGGTCAACGTGAACGACAAGGCTGGGCTGACCTTTGCGGCGGCGCTGAAGTCGTTCCTGCGGCAGGATCCGGACATCATCATGGTGGGCGAAATCCGAGATCTGGAGACGGCCGACATCTCGATCAAGGCTGCGCAGACCGGTCACCTGGTGTTTTCCACGCTGCACACCAACGACGCACCGACCACACTGACCCGCCTGATGAACATGGGCGTGGCGCCGTTCAACATCGCGTCTTCGGTGCTACTGATTACGGCGCAGCGTCTGGCGCGCCGGTTGTGCAAGGAATGCAAGAAGCCCGGTCCGCTGCCCAAGGAAACGTTGCTCGATGCAGGCTTTACCGAGGCAGACCTCGACGGCTCATGGCAGCCGTATCATCCGGTCGGTTGCGAGATCTGCAACGGCAGCGGTTACAAGGGCCGGGTCGGCATTTACCAGGTCATGCCAATTACCGAAACGATCCAGGAAATCATTCTCACGCATGGCACGGCGCTGCAGATTGCCGAGCAGGCGCGCAAAGACGGCGTGATGTCGCTACGCGAATCGGGCCTGCGAAAAGTGAAGCAGGGGCTAACTTCCCTCGAGGAAGTGCTGGCCACAACGAACCAATAA
- a CDS encoding type II secretion system F family protein, whose amino-acid sequence MATRAPAANRAAAAPNRTTGKTAKTKAPTQYIFEWEGKDRKGKIFKGEMRAESITEVNAILRKQGLSITKSKRRRAARGKKITPKDIAYFTRQLSTMLKAGVPLLQSIDIIAKGHANPNFTQLLTEIRVDIESGSSMAQAFRRHPKYFDTLYCNLIDAGEQGGILDALLERLSLYMEKSLALKAQIKSALIYPISVLTVAFLVTVVLMIFVVPSFKGVFSGFGADLPAPTLFVIAISDFFVKWWIPIVLGPIAGIALFSRAFKRSENVQRSTHRFILKIPIFGDIIRKATIARWTRTLATMFAAGTPLVESMESVAGAAGNWIYHDATLEVQQAVRIGTSLTNAMQATHVFDNMVLQMTQIGEESGALDNMLLKVAEFYEREVDDAVANISTLIEPIIIVFLGVLIGGMVVAMYLPIFKLGTVV is encoded by the coding sequence ATGGCCACACGAGCACCCGCCGCGAACCGCGCGGCCGCAGCGCCCAATCGCACGACCGGCAAGACCGCCAAGACCAAGGCGCCCACGCAGTACATCTTCGAGTGGGAAGGCAAAGATCGGAAAGGCAAGATCTTCAAGGGCGAGATGCGCGCCGAGAGCATCACCGAGGTGAATGCCATCCTGCGCAAGCAAGGCCTGTCGATCACCAAATCCAAGCGCCGCCGCGCGGCCCGCGGCAAGAAGATCACGCCGAAGGACATCGCCTACTTCACGCGCCAGCTGTCGACCATGCTGAAGGCCGGCGTGCCGCTGCTGCAGTCGATCGACATCATCGCAAAGGGCCACGCCAACCCGAACTTCACGCAGCTGCTCACGGAAATCCGCGTCGATATTGAATCGGGCAGCAGCATGGCGCAAGCCTTCCGACGTCACCCGAAGTACTTCGACACGCTGTACTGCAACCTGATCGACGCGGGCGAGCAAGGCGGTATTCTGGATGCGCTGCTCGAGCGGCTTTCGCTGTACATGGAAAAGTCCCTCGCACTGAAGGCGCAGATCAAGTCGGCCCTGATCTACCCGATCTCGGTGCTGACGGTGGCCTTCCTGGTGACCGTGGTGCTGATGATCTTTGTGGTGCCGTCGTTCAAGGGTGTTTTCTCCGGTTTCGGTGCCGATTTGCCAGCCCCGACGCTGTTCGTCATTGCGATATCGGATTTCTTCGTCAAGTGGTGGATACCAATCGTGCTAGGGCCCATTGCCGGCATTGCACTGTTTTCGCGTGCATTCAAGCGATCTGAAAACGTCCAGCGTTCGACGCATCGCTTCATCCTGAAGATTCCCATCTTTGGCGACATCATCCGCAAGGCAACCATTGCTCGCTGGACGCGTACGCTGGCTACCATGTTCGCAGCCGGTACGCCGCTCGTGGAGTCGATGGAGTCGGTCGCCGGGGCCGCAGGCAACTGGATCTACCATGATGCGACCCTCGAGGTTCAGCAAGCGGTACGTATCGGCACGAGTCTCACCAACGCCATGCAAGCGACACACGTGTTCGACAACATGGTCCTGCAGATGACGCAGATCGGTGAAGAGTCCGGCGCCCTGGACAACATGCTGCTGAAGGTGGCGGAGTTCTACGAGCGCGAGGTGGACGATGCGGTCGCCAACATCTCGACTCTGATCGAACCCATCATCATCGTCTTCCTCGGCGTGCTAATCGGCGGCATGGTGGTGGCGATGTATCTGCCGATCTTCAAGCTTGGTACGGTGGTCTGA
- a CDS encoding prepilin peptidase → MPEMFVIPTLAQLPAWFVVAAGGLVGLLVGSFLNVVIHRLPRMIEREEANYIAELREEPLPHPEAYNLIVPRSACPSCGHQIKAIENIPVLSWLALRGRCSACKTPISWRYPAVELVTGLLTAACLWHFGPTWVAVASAVLLWFLIAGTMIDADTQLLPDAITQPLLWLGLGVNLFDMFTHLHDAVIGAMAGYLFLWSIYWAYKLLRGREGMGYGDFKLMAALGAWFGWQALPLLVLLSSVVGLVFGLVRIARGAKSESPFSFGPFIAGAGVIALLAGPQLLVMAGLGPLLAP, encoded by the coding sequence ATGCCTGAGATGTTCGTCATCCCCACGTTGGCGCAACTGCCGGCGTGGTTTGTAGTTGCCGCAGGCGGGCTGGTCGGCTTGCTGGTCGGCAGCTTCCTGAACGTGGTGATCCACCGCCTGCCGCGCATGATCGAGCGGGAGGAAGCCAACTATATCGCCGAGTTGCGCGAAGAACCGCTGCCTCACCCGGAGGCATACAACCTGATCGTGCCGCGCTCGGCGTGCCCGTCGTGCGGCCATCAGATCAAGGCGATCGAGAATATCCCCGTGTTGAGCTGGCTTGCGCTGCGAGGCCGTTGCAGTGCGTGCAAAACGCCCATCTCTTGGCGCTATCCCGCTGTGGAACTGGTCACCGGTCTGCTGACGGCGGCCTGCCTTTGGCACTTCGGCCCGACGTGGGTAGCGGTTGCATCGGCGGTGCTGCTGTGGTTCCTAATCGCCGGCACGATGATCGACGCCGACACGCAGCTGTTGCCCGACGCGATCACCCAGCCGCTGCTGTGGCTGGGGCTGGGCGTGAACCTGTTTGACATGTTCACGCACCTGCACGATGCGGTGATCGGCGCGATGGCCGGCTACCTGTTCCTGTGGTCGATCTATTGGGCCTACAAGCTCTTGCGCGGCCGTGAAGGCATGGGCTACGGCGACTTCAAGCTGATGGCCGCGCTCGGCGCGTGGTTCGGCTGGCAGGCGCTGCCGCTGCTGGTGCTGCTGTCGTCGGTCGTGGGGCTGGTGTTTGGGCTCGTGCGCATTGCGCGCGGCGCGAAGAGCGAATCGCCGTTCTCGTTCGGGCCGTTCATTGCCGGAGCCGGCGTGATCGCATTGCTGGCCGGCCCGCAATTGCTGGTGATGGCGGGCCTCGGTCCGCTGCTAGCGCCATAA
- the coaE gene encoding dephospho-CoA kinase (Dephospho-CoA kinase (CoaE) performs the final step in coenzyme A biosynthesis.), producing MRVIGLTGGIGSGKSYVADRLAERGAAIVDTDAIAHEITAPGGAAIPKLVETFGAGILRSDGAMDRDAMRALAFSDATAKSRLEQITHPLIREIALSRGAAAQASGAHPYLVYVVPLLVESLAGHHSWRSLVDRILVVDCPVDTQIARVMARNGLPRAQVEAIIARQASREARLAAADDVIDNSGTLADLLPQIDRLDPTYRSN from the coding sequence ATGCGCGTGATCGGCCTGACCGGCGGCATCGGCAGCGGCAAGAGCTACGTGGCGGATCGCCTTGCGGAGCGCGGCGCCGCCATTGTCGACACCGACGCCATCGCACACGAGATCACCGCACCGGGCGGCGCCGCCATCCCCAAGCTGGTCGAAACGTTCGGCGCCGGCATCTTACGCAGTGACGGTGCCATGGACCGCGACGCCATGCGCGCCCTCGCCTTTTCGGACGCTACGGCCAAATCGCGACTGGAGCAGATCACGCATCCGCTCATCCGCGAGATTGCGCTGTCGCGCGGGGCCGCTGCGCAGGCATCGGGCGCGCATCCGTACCTCGTCTACGTCGTCCCGCTGCTGGTGGAATCCTTGGCCGGGCATCACAGCTGGCGCTCGCTGGTCGACCGCATTCTGGTGGTCGACTGCCCCGTTGACACGCAGATCGCCCGCGTGATGGCAAGGAACGGGCTGCCCCGCGCGCAAGTGGAAGCCATCATCGCCCGCCAGGCTTCACGCGAAGCTCGCCTCGCCGCCGCCGACGACGTGATCGACAACAGCGGCACGCTGGCCGACCTCCTGCCGCAGATCGACCGTCTGGACCCAACCTACCGGTCGAACTGA
- the zapD gene encoding cell division protein ZapD, with protein sequence MILYEYPFNERIRTLLRLEDLFERLDFFLVQEHPLQHHVALTTLFEVVDVAGRADLKSDLLKELDRQRQTLTALRANPQIDQDALDAVISELETASGNLTATHGKAGQLIADNEWLTSIRSRAIIPGGTCEFDLPAYFAWQHHPAERRRADIVKWAQPLVPLRDATMIVLRLLRESGQSGKVIANAGSYQQMLSGRVYQLMQVRLDESALGFIPEISANKYMLWVRFTQQDGDLRPKPVDADIPFQLKLCNF encoded by the coding sequence TTGATCCTGTACGAATATCCCTTCAACGAACGCATTCGGACGCTGCTGCGTCTCGAAGACCTGTTCGAGCGGCTGGATTTTTTTCTCGTGCAGGAGCACCCGCTGCAACACCACGTGGCACTAACCACGCTGTTCGAAGTGGTCGACGTGGCCGGGCGTGCCGATCTCAAATCCGATCTGCTGAAAGAACTCGATCGCCAGCGCCAGACGCTCACCGCGCTGCGCGCCAACCCGCAGATCGATCAAGACGCGCTCGACGCCGTCATCAGCGAACTGGAAACCGCCTCGGGCAATCTCACCGCCACACATGGCAAGGCCGGCCAGCTGATTGCCGACAACGAGTGGCTGACGAGCATCCGCAGCCGCGCCATCATTCCAGGTGGGACATGTGAATTCGATCTGCCGGCGTATTTTGCATGGCAGCATCACCCCGCCGAGCGCCGCCGCGCCGATATCGTCAAATGGGCCCAACCGCTGGTACCGCTGCGCGACGCCACGATGATCGTGCTGCGGCTGCTGCGCGAGTCGGGCCAGAGTGGCAAGGTGATTGCTAACGCTGGAAGCTATCAGCAGATGCTGTCGGGCCGCGTGTACCAGCTGATGCAGGTGCGCCTGGATGAGTCGGCGCTGGGGTTCATCCCCGAAATCAGCGCCAACAAATACATGCTCTGGGTGCGTTTTACCCAGCAGGATGGCGACCTGCGACCCAAGCCGGTCGATGCGGATATCCCGTTCCAGCTGAAGCTCTGTAATTTCTGA
- a CDS encoding DNA gyrase inhibitor YacG, which translates to MNVKTVKCPSCGKAVPWVPESRYRPFCSERCKQIDLGAWAAEQYTIPVVEEDDLPDAPGNDTTGRLN; encoded by the coding sequence ATGAATGTGAAGACCGTCAAATGCCCCAGCTGCGGCAAGGCCGTGCCTTGGGTGCCGGAGAGCCGCTATCGCCCCTTCTGCTCTGAGCGCTGCAAGCAGATCGACCTGGGTGCCTGGGCTGCCGAGCAGTACACCATCCCCGTAGTCGAAGAAGACGACCTGCCCGACGCGCCGGGCAACGATACGACCGGCAGGCTCAACTAG
- a CDS encoding NUDIX domain-containing protein, whose protein sequence is MSTDNLAQVPPTHTPDGRKITEVAVGVLVQPDGQFLLAQRPEGKPYAGYWEFPGGKLEAGESVEAALTRELKEELDVTLRTCVPWHTIEHDYAHAYVRLHFCKVTAWDGTLRALEGQDFAWQTLPISVDPVLPATLPVFEWMREEAMAS, encoded by the coding sequence ATGTCGACTGACAATCTGGCGCAAGTGCCACCGACACACACACCTGACGGCCGCAAGATCACCGAAGTGGCCGTCGGTGTGCTGGTGCAGCCAGACGGCCAGTTCTTGCTGGCGCAGCGTCCAGAGGGGAAGCCGTATGCGGGCTACTGGGAATTCCCGGGCGGCAAGCTTGAAGCGGGCGAATCGGTCGAGGCCGCGCTCACGCGTGAGCTGAAGGAAGAGCTGGACGTCACGTTGCGCACCTGCGTGCCCTGGCACACCATCGAGCACGACTACGCGCACGCGTACGTGCGCCTGCACTTCTGCAAGGTCACGGCCTGGGACGGCACGCTGCGGGCGTTGGAAGGCCAGGATTTCGCTTGGCAGACGTTGCCGATCAGCGTGGATCCGGTGTTGCCGGCAACGTTGCCCGTCTTCGAATGGATGCGCGAGGAAGCGATGGCTAGTTGA
- a CDS encoding ATP-binding protein: MSSDLSARLDRFLGRLEQWLPPELTEADWNEAVAFRWRKRQSLFGNIGYLAPIRQLPPIHLSDLHNIERQKDAIVANTRQFVRKLPANNVLLTGARGTGKSSLIKACLNEFVKDGLRLVEVDKDDLADLGDIVERLSARPERFAIFCDDLSFEEGESGYKALKSALDGSVATQSDNVLIYATSNRRHLLPEYMKDNETYQHTSDGEIHPGEVVEEKISLSERFGLWLSFYPPKQDEYLTIVGHWLKHFGCSDEDIAAARGDALVWALERGSRSGRVAWQFARDWGGKHGRQHVD; encoded by the coding sequence ATGTCGTCCGATCTTTCCGCACGGCTCGACCGCTTTCTCGGGCGGCTTGAGCAATGGCTGCCGCCTGAACTGACCGAAGCTGACTGGAACGAGGCTGTTGCCTTTCGCTGGCGCAAACGCCAGAGCTTGTTCGGCAACATCGGCTATCTCGCGCCGATCCGGCAACTGCCGCCGATCCATCTGAGCGATCTGCACAACATCGAGCGCCAGAAAGACGCCATCGTCGCCAACACGCGTCAGTTCGTGCGCAAGTTGCCGGCCAACAACGTGCTGCTGACGGGCGCGCGGGGCACCGGCAAGTCGTCGCTCATCAAGGCGTGCCTGAACGAGTTCGTGAAGGACGGCCTGCGCCTGGTCGAAGTCGACAAGGACGATCTGGCGGACCTGGGCGATATCGTCGAGCGCCTCTCGGCGCGCCCGGAGCGCTTCGCGATCTTCTGCGATGACCTCTCGTTTGAAGAGGGTGAATCCGGCTACAAGGCGCTGAAGTCTGCGCTGGACGGTTCGGTGGCGACGCAGTCGGACAACGTGCTGATCTACGCGACGTCAAACCGGCGCCATCTGTTGCCGGAATACATGAAGGACAACGAGACCTACCAGCACACATCGGATGGCGAAATCCATCCGGGCGAGGTCGTGGAAGAGAAGATCTCGCTCTCGGAGCGCTTCGGGCTGTGGCTGTCGTTCTACCCGCCCAAGCAGGACGAATACCTGACCATCGTCGGCCACTGGCTCAAGCATTTCGGCTGCAGCGACGAGGACATCGCCGCTGCGCGTGGCGATGCGCTGGTTTGGGCGCTCGAGCGTGGTTCGCGCTCTGGCCGGGTGGCATGGCAGTTCGCCCGCGACTGGGGCGGCAAGCACGGGCGGCAGCATGTCGACTGA
- the argJ gene encoding bifunctional glutamate N-acetyltransferase/amino-acid acetyltransferase ArgJ produces MAVNLVAPAADSLLPIDGVDLGWAEAGVRKANRKDVLLVRIAEGSTVAGVFTQNRFCAAPVQVCREHLASGKGARAIVVNTGNANAGTGAPGLAHARQTCDAVAKLLGVSPEQVLPFSTGVILEPLPVDRIIAGLPAAEANAKPDNWLAAAEAIMTTDTVPKAASATCTLSGKTVRMSGISKGAGMIRPNMATMLGFIATDANVDDAVLQGLVRHAADHSFNSVTVDGDTSTNDSFVVIATGRAGTPRIDSESHPDYAALRDALTGLAQELAQKIVRDGEGATKFMTIQVEGGRNVEECRLIAYAVAHSPLVKTAFYASDPNLGRILAAVGYAGVTDLDVNGVNLWLDDVWVARDGGRNPDYREEDGQRVMKQAEITVRIALGRGDASATVWTCDFSHDYVSINADYRS; encoded by the coding sequence ATGGCTGTGAATCTCGTCGCGCCCGCCGCTGACTCCCTGTTGCCGATAGACGGCGTGGACCTCGGCTGGGCCGAGGCCGGTGTGCGCAAGGCCAATCGCAAGGACGTGCTGCTGGTTCGTATCGCCGAGGGCTCGACGGTGGCCGGTGTGTTCACGCAGAACCGCTTCTGCGCGGCACCTGTGCAGGTGTGCCGCGAGCATCTGGCGAGCGGCAAGGGCGCACGTGCGATCGTCGTGAACACGGGCAATGCGAACGCCGGTACCGGCGCGCCTGGCCTTGCGCATGCGCGCCAGACCTGCGATGCCGTGGCCAAGCTGCTGGGCGTGTCGCCGGAGCAGGTGCTGCCGTTTTCCACGGGCGTGATCCTGGAGCCGCTGCCAGTCGACCGCATCATCGCCGGACTGCCTGCTGCTGAGGCGAACGCCAAGCCGGACAACTGGCTGGCCGCCGCCGAGGCCATCATGACTACCGACACCGTACCCAAGGCAGCGTCGGCCACGTGCACGTTGTCGGGCAAGACCGTGCGCATGTCGGGCATCAGCAAGGGTGCGGGCATGATCCGTCCGAACATGGCGACGATGCTCGGCTTCATCGCGACCGATGCCAATGTGGATGACGCGGTGCTTCAAGGGCTGGTGCGCCATGCCGCCGATCATTCGTTCAACAGCGTGACGGTCGATGGCGATACCTCCACCAACGACTCGTTCGTCGTCATCGCGACGGGCCGGGCCGGTACGCCGCGCATCGATTCCGAATCGCACCCCGACTACGCCGCGCTGCGCGATGCGCTGACGGGCCTCGCACAAGAGCTGGCGCAGAAGATCGTGCGCGACGGCGAGGGCGCAACGAAGTTCATGACCATCCAGGTCGAGGGCGGCCGCAACGTCGAGGAGTGCCGCTTGATCGCTTACGCGGTCGCGCACTCGCCGCTGGTCAAGACCGCGTTTTACGCATCGGACCCCAACCTGGGGCGCATCCTGGCGGCCGTCGGCTACGCTGGCGTGACCGATCTCGATGTGAACGGCGTGAACCTGTGGCTCGACGATGTATGGGTCGCGCGTGACGGTGGCCGCAACCCCGACTACCGCGAGGAAGACGGTCAGCGCGTGATGAAGCAGGCGGAGATCACCGTGCGTATCGCGCTCGGTCGCGGCGACGCCAGCGCCACCGTGTGGACGTGCGATTTCTCGCACGACTACGTGTCGATCAACGCGGACTACCGTTCGTAA